Proteins co-encoded in one Stutzerimonas stutzeri genomic window:
- a CDS encoding sugar ABC transporter substrate-binding protein → MFGFRPARLCAAIAIGATALLSLSNAQAAEGEPPQVALVMKSLANEFFRTMEDGAKAYQKEHPDQFTLIANGIKDETDTSAQIRIVEQMIVADVDALVIAPADSKALVAVIKKASDAGIKVVNIDNRLDPEVLKSKGLDVPFVGPDNRKGARLVGEYLAKNKLKAGDEVGIIEGVSTTTNAQQRTAGFKDAMEAAGMKIVGVQSGNWEIDRGNAVASAMLNEHPNLKALLAGNDSMALGAVSAVRAAGKQGQVQVVGYDNINAIKPMLKDGRVLATADQFAAQQAVFGIEAALKLVKGEATDAKDGVIETPVELVTQP, encoded by the coding sequence ATGTTCGGTTTCCGTCCTGCCCGCCTTTGCGCTGCCATTGCTATCGGCGCGACTGCCCTTCTCAGCCTCTCCAATGCCCAGGCCGCCGAGGGTGAACCGCCTCAGGTCGCACTGGTGATGAAGTCCCTCGCCAACGAGTTCTTCCGCACCATGGAGGACGGCGCCAAGGCCTACCAGAAAGAACACCCGGACCAGTTCACCCTGATCGCCAACGGCATCAAGGATGAAACCGACACCTCGGCGCAGATTCGCATCGTCGAGCAGATGATCGTTGCCGATGTCGATGCACTGGTCATCGCACCCGCCGATTCCAAAGCCCTGGTGGCGGTGATCAAGAAAGCCAGCGATGCCGGGATCAAGGTCGTCAATATCGATAACCGTCTCGACCCCGAGGTGCTGAAGAGCAAAGGGCTGGATGTGCCCTTCGTCGGCCCGGACAACCGCAAGGGCGCACGCCTGGTCGGTGAGTACCTGGCCAAGAACAAGCTGAAGGCAGGCGATGAGGTCGGCATCATCGAAGGCGTGTCGACCACCACCAACGCGCAGCAACGCACCGCGGGCTTCAAGGATGCGATGGAAGCCGCCGGCATGAAGATCGTCGGCGTGCAGTCGGGCAACTGGGAGATCGACCGCGGCAACGCCGTGGCCTCGGCCATGCTCAACGAGCATCCAAACCTCAAGGCCTTGTTGGCCGGCAACGACAGCATGGCGCTGGGCGCGGTATCCGCGGTGCGCGCGGCCGGCAAGCAGGGCCAGGTGCAGGTGGTTGGCTACGACAACATCAATGCCATCAAGCCCATGCTCAAGGACGGTCGCGTGCTCGCCACCGCCGACCAGTTTGCCGCGCAACAGGCCGTGTTCGGTATCGAAGCGGCGCTCAAGCTGGTCAAGGGCGAAGCCACCGATGCCAAGGACGGCGTGATCGAAACCCCCGTCGAACTCGTGACCCAGCCGTGA